Proteins encoded together in one Thermomonospora curvata DSM 43183 window:
- a CDS encoding MBL fold metallo-hydrolase, translating to MAEIVLSRPGAAHLPGDASWLVRERTPWLLQVLRRSPAVRARVAKSMAGARLRGRARHLATLLLNPDNAVVEATLDWLGQSASSQARALGHANRTISDLKKKLKAERQRRQYAQEEAREAGKLLDETRASMAELEERVDKLVRQLAVAQHRLQDPQTAAAALLHALERPPVPRDDAASRDPHGGTAPPERYNDVLLAASAAASLTPEELLAAVRAVVDPTPPVPRVEVVEELGLRVTPLGGDTEIGGSCLLVEAGGTRILVDAGVRTFDGRTLPPRDIERALEGELHAVVVTHAHNDHCGYVPALVAQSPRLRILATPETVRLMPMMWEDTVKVMREQDRSLASWGSAATVLYGPAEVEAAAHRCEEVPFTVPRRIGELTVELFPAGHILGAAGAVIRAGDRRIVVTGDISGFRQESVDGYTLPDSSRGADLLVMETTCCGDTHDDRELRVGDFVREVQEICQGGGRVLIPAFALGRAQEIALILRRYLPEVPLRIDGMAADLSAAFEAATADSAHPLKIFGDSVAVADRPAELDTFRTGVIITTSGMLTGGPAVQWAARILPEPSSALFISGYQDEESPGARLRKLAEEGGGNFTLPDRSGQVTVQVKAHVATMRVSAHADRRGLLNIADEVGAHQTMLVHGLPNRQRRFREVLRLRDHDTTGTALWRPA from the coding sequence GTGGCCGAGATAGTGCTTTCCCGTCCAGGTGCCGCTCATCTGCCCGGTGATGCGAGCTGGCTGGTCCGCGAGCGGACACCCTGGCTGCTGCAGGTGCTGCGGCGCTCTCCGGCAGTACGCGCTCGCGTGGCCAAGTCCATGGCCGGCGCTCGTTTGCGGGGCCGCGCACGGCACTTGGCCACTCTTTTGCTGAATCCCGATAACGCGGTAGTCGAGGCGACACTCGATTGGCTGGGACAGTCCGCCTCCTCGCAGGCCCGTGCGCTCGGACACGCCAACCGGACTATCAGTGACCTGAAGAAGAAGCTGAAAGCCGAGCGGCAGCGGCGGCAGTACGCCCAAGAGGAGGCCCGCGAGGCCGGCAAGCTGCTCGATGAGACGCGGGCCTCCATGGCGGAACTGGAAGAACGCGTCGACAAGCTCGTTCGGCAGCTCGCAGTCGCGCAACACCGACTGCAGGATCCCCAGACGGCCGCCGCCGCACTGCTGCACGCGTTGGAGCGGCCTCCGGTGCCGCGCGACGACGCCGCCAGCCGGGACCCGCACGGTGGTACCGCTCCGCCGGAGCGCTACAACGACGTCCTGCTCGCAGCGTCGGCCGCGGCGTCGCTCACTCCTGAAGAGCTGCTGGCCGCAGTACGGGCCGTGGTGGACCCGACCCCGCCTGTCCCACGAGTGGAGGTCGTCGAGGAGCTCGGCCTGCGCGTCACGCCACTGGGCGGGGACACCGAGATCGGGGGGTCGTGCCTGCTGGTCGAGGCGGGAGGCACCAGAATCCTGGTCGACGCCGGCGTGCGCACCTTCGACGGACGGACGCTGCCACCGCGAGACATCGAACGGGCGCTCGAGGGAGAGCTGCACGCTGTCGTGGTCACTCATGCTCACAACGACCACTGCGGATATGTGCCGGCACTGGTCGCGCAGAGCCCGCGACTGCGGATCCTGGCAACTCCCGAAACCGTCCGGCTGATGCCAATGATGTGGGAGGACACCGTCAAGGTCATGCGGGAACAGGACCGCTCGCTGGCGTCCTGGGGCTCTGCGGCGACGGTGCTGTACGGTCCTGCCGAGGTCGAGGCGGCAGCCCACCGGTGTGAGGAGGTGCCGTTCACGGTGCCGCGCCGCATCGGCGAGTTGACGGTCGAACTGTTCCCAGCCGGGCACATCCTGGGCGCGGCCGGAGCGGTGATCCGTGCCGGTGATCGCCGGATCGTCGTGACCGGCGACATCTCCGGGTTCCGGCAAGAGAGCGTCGACGGCTACACCCTGCCGGATTCGTCCCGCGGCGCCGATCTCCTGGTCATGGAGACCACTTGCTGCGGAGATACCCATGACGACCGGGAGCTGCGCGTCGGTGATTTCGTCCGCGAGGTCCAGGAGATCTGCCAGGGCGGCGGCCGGGTGCTGATCCCCGCCTTCGCCCTCGGCAGGGCGCAGGAGATCGCTCTCATTCTGCGGCGGTACCTGCCGGAGGTGCCGCTGCGCATTGACGGGATGGCCGCCGACCTCAGCGCGGCGTTCGAGGCGGCGACTGCCGACTCCGCCCACCCCCTGAAGATCTTCGGGGACTCCGTGGCCGTCGCCGATCGCCCTGCCGAACTCGACACCTTCCGCACCGGCGTCATCATCACGACCTCGGGGATGCTGACGGGTGGCCCGGCCGTGCAGTGGGCGGCACGGATCCTGCCCGAACCGAGCAGCGCCTTGTTCATTTCTGGCTACCAGGACGAGGAGTCACCGGGCGCACGGCTACGGAAGTTGGCCGAGGAGGGCGGCGGGAACTTCACCCTGCCTGATCGCAGTGGTCAAGTGACCGTCCAGGTGAAGGCACACGTGGCCACCATGAGGGTGTCCGCGCACGCCGACCGTCGCGGTTTGCTGAATATCGCCGACGAGGTCGGTGCTCATCAGACCATGCTCGTGCACGGTCTTCCCAACCGGCAACGAAGGTTCCGGGAGGTGCTACGCCTCCGCGACCACGACACCACGGGGACCGCCTTGTGGCGCCCTGCCTGA